From the genome of Sulfurovum sp. NBC37-1, one region includes:
- a CDS encoding FAD:protein FMN transferase: MIRTLLLFLLPLFLFAEKPMLTRMQMLMGTYATITLPKNSNREISKTFELIGEIEHSLSTYDHTAMLYQLNVTHKVPYDSYLAEALRLSKHYYRDTDGYFDVTIGSISKNLYHFGEEKPLSPDKKALKNAPLNIDGVHIDQAFITTDKNITLDLGGIGKGYAVDKAAAYLSERNITDGIVALSGDIRCIGTCKIYLQSPFTEETFAKVTSKVPDLSVSTSGTYRRYATKKSEHHLIDPKTASQGKAFVSVSLFTRTYNTKIDAYATAVSVMPKAKALQFLKEHNEIGYVLIEPDGNVISGNLETLLDIKM, encoded by the coding sequence ATGATACGTACGCTTCTTCTATTCCTCCTTCCGCTTTTCCTTTTTGCGGAGAAACCCATGCTCACACGCATGCAGATGCTTATGGGTACCTATGCGACCATCACCCTTCCCAAAAACAGCAACCGGGAGATCAGTAAAACATTCGAACTGATCGGAGAAATAGAACATTCACTCTCGACCTATGACCACACAGCCATGCTCTATCAGTTGAATGTAACACACAAAGTTCCCTATGATAGCTATCTTGCAGAGGCACTGAGGCTTTCAAAACATTATTACAGAGATACTGACGGGTACTTCGATGTAACTATCGGCTCCATTTCCAAAAATCTCTATCATTTCGGCGAGGAAAAACCATTATCACCCGACAAAAAAGCACTGAAGAACGCTCCTCTGAATATCGATGGTGTTCATATAGATCAAGCATTCATCACTACAGATAAAAACATTACCCTCGACCTTGGGGGTATAGGGAAAGGATATGCAGTCGACAAAGCTGCTGCATATTTGTCTGAAAGAAATATCACGGACGGCATCGTGGCACTCAGCGGTGACATACGCTGTATTGGTACCTGCAAGATATACTTGCAATCCCCTTTCACTGAAGAAACATTTGCAAAGGTGACCTCCAAAGTACCTGACCTCTCCGTTTCAACCAGTGGTACCTACCGGCGATATGCGACAAAAAAGAGTGAACACCACCTCATCGACCCCAAAACCGCTTCGCAGGGGAAGGCTTTTGTCTCCGTTTCGCTCTTTACCAGAACCTATAATACTAAGATTGATGCCTATGCTACCGCCGTCTCTGTCATGCCAAAAGCCAAAGCCTTACAGTTTTTGAAAGAACACAATGAAATTGGATATGTGCTGATAGAGCCTGACGGGAATGTGATTTCTGGGAATCTGGAAACATTGTTGGACATAAAAATGTAG
- a CDS encoding FMN-binding protein: protein MKKIVATLLLGIFLSQTVYAKTNVKVEKVVKTSFDAVSDIETKRLILTKEQHRKVQARARAKVDTKVYRYYVFKSGSKTVGYGVLISRKVRTKMATVLYGFTPAGTLKFSEIMAFGEPPEYIPNEIWMGQFKDKGRNTPLKMGKDIPTISGATLSARNISDGARIARALLEIAIRK, encoded by the coding sequence ATGAAAAAGATCGTTGCAACTCTATTGCTTGGCATATTTCTCTCGCAAACTGTTTATGCCAAAACGAATGTCAAAGTGGAAAAGGTGGTCAAGACTTCGTTCGATGCTGTCAGTGACATCGAGACAAAACGACTCATTTTGACGAAAGAACAGCATCGTAAGGTTCAGGCGCGTGCTAGGGCGAAGGTGGATACGAAGGTTTATCGCTACTACGTCTTTAAAAGTGGAAGTAAAACAGTCGGATACGGCGTTCTCATCAGTCGGAAGGTCAGAACGAAGATGGCAACGGTACTGTACGGATTTACCCCCGCTGGTACATTGAAATTTTCTGAGATCATGGCATTCGGCGAGCCTCCGGAGTATATCCCGAACGAAATATGGATGGGACAGTTCAAAGACAAAGGCCGCAATACGCCGCTCAAGATGGGGAAGGATATTCCGACCATCAGCGGTGCAACGCTTTCTGCACGCAATATCTCTGATGGTGCACGGATCGCAAGGGCTTTGCTTGAGATAGCTATTAGGAAATGA